The sequence CGCGCTCACCGACCCGAACCAGCCGCTGCTGCCCGCGTGGTCGCAGGTTCCCGAGATCGCCGAAGGCATCGCGCATGCCGTCGCCGTCCAGGCCGTCGCCGACGGTGTGGCCCCGCGGCGCAGCCCCACTGAGCTGTCGGCGCGGATCGCGCAGGTGCGTTGGACCCCGGAATACCGCGGTTGAAAAAAGTTTCGCGGTGAGGCGTCGGAGTTCGGGCTCTAATGGCGACGATATGGGTGTGAGCGCCGAATCGGATGGCGACGCCCCTCCACGGGCTCTGTTGGCGCTGTACGACGAAGCACTGCCGGTCGTGTACGGCTACTTCGTTCGGCGCTGCGGGGAGCGGGGCACCGCCGAGGACCTGACGTCGGAGACCTTTCTGGCGGCGATGGACGCCGCCCGTAAGAGCGCTCCGCCGCCGATCAGCGTGCCGTGGCTGCTCGGGGTGGCCCGCCACAAACTGGCCGACCACTACCGCCGCCGTCACGACCGGTTTTCGGTTCCCGTCGCCGAGCTGCCCGAACCGCTCGACGCACCCGACGACTGGGACGCCGAGCTGGACCGCATCGTCGCCGAGAGCGTGCTCGCGAAGCTGCCCGAACAGCATCGCACCGTGCTGGCCCTGCGCTACATGGACGACTGTTCGGTGCCCGAGTGTGCCGAGCTGATCGGCCGCACCGTGCATGCCACCGAGGCGCTGTTGGTGCGGGCCCGCCGCGCCTTCAGAGCGCACTATCCGCGGCCGGAAGGAGGGAAGTCGTGAACAACAGCCACGACCCGTTGTCCGTGCTGCGCGGTGACGACCTTCCGGTCCAACCGGATCCGGCGTTCGCGGCCCGGTTGCGCGCACGACTCGAAGCAGCTGTGTCCCTTCCCCATCGAACTCAAGGAGTTGTCATGAGTGGCACCGACACCGCCATCGCCGAACTGGCCGAACCCACGACCGCCTCGGCCACCGTGCCACGGTCCGCGGCGCTGCCGTATCTCGCGGTGTCGAATGCGCGCGAGGCCATCGCCTGGTACGTCGAGGCGCTGGGAGCCACGCTGGTCGGCGAGCCGATCGTGATGGACGACGGCCGCATCGGCCATGCGGAGCTGGCGCTGGCGGGCGGGGTGTTCTATCTCGCCGACGAGTACCCCGAGATCGGCATGAAATCTCCTGCCCCGCAGGCTGTCTCCGTGATGCTGATGCTGGCCGTCCCGGATGCCGACGCGGCCGTCGAACGCGCCCGTGCCCACGGCGCGACGGTGCAGCAGGAGGTCCGGGAGGCCCACGGCACACGCAGCGCGGCCATCGTCGACCCGTTCGGGCACCGCTGGACGCTCAGCGGCCCGCTGACCGGCGCGGCGACCCCGATCCAACACGGCGACGTCGGCTACGTCTCGCTGTGGACGCCCGACGCCGACCGGGCGGCGGCGTTCTACGGCCACGTCCTGGGCTGGACGTATAACCCCGCCACCCGCCAGGTCACCAACACCGACCAGCCGATCGGGCTCTTCTCGGTGTCGGGCACGCCGACGCTGTTCTGCTGCTACGCGGTCACCGACCTGGCCGGGGCCCGGCAGTCGATCCTCGACGGCGGCGGCAGCGTCGGCGAGGTGCGCGAGTTCGACTTCGGCACCGTGCTGGATGCGACCGACCCGGCGGGCGCGGCGTTCGCGGTGTTCGAGCCGGTCCCCGGCACACCGCGACCGAAGCTCAACGGGGCTGGGCCGGGCGAACTTTCATACATCACGTATGAGGTGGTCGACTCGGCGGCATTCAAGGCGTTCTACAGCCGGATCCTGTTCTGGTCGTTCGAGCCCGGCCGGGTGGACGACGGCTGGGGAATCCAGTACACCCATCCGATGGCCGGTGTCGCCGGCGGCAGCAGCCGATCGGTGACCGTCCCGATGTGGACCGTCGAGGACGTCGACGCCGCGGTCGCCCGGGTGGTCGAGGCAGGCGGCACGGTGGTCGAGCCGCCGTCGCAGCAGTCCTACGGCAAGTCGGCGCTGTGCACCGACGACCAGGGCACCCGCTTCTACCTCGGCCAGTTCTAGTGATTTCGGCGCGTTTTGTCACGCTCACAGTGACAAAACGCGCCGAAATCGCGGTCTAGAGGACGTCGGCGATGGGGGCGCCCGCGGCGATCTTGCTGCGGGTCTTCATCACCTTGCCCGGCATGCCGCCGCCGACCACGCCGGCGACCACGCCGTCGCGCTCGTAGAACGCCAGGAACTTGCGTCCGTCGTCCGCGACGATGTGCACGGTGTCGGTGGCTTCGGGTTCGCCGAGGCACTGGATCTTGACGTCGTACTGGTCGCTCCAGAAGTACGGCACGGTAGTCACCGCGGGCACCTCCTGCCCGAGCAGCGCGGGCACCAGGACCCGGGCCTGGTCGGCGACGTTGCTCCAGTGTTCAACGCGCACTTGGTGTCCGACGGTGTTGCGCCAGGATGCGACGTCGCCGATCGCCCACACGTTGGCCGCGCTGGTCCGGCCGGCCGCGTCGCAGACGACGCCGTTGTCCAGCTCGATGCCGGAGCCCTCCAGCCAGTCGGTGGCCGGATGTGAACCGATCCCGACGACGACGAGGTCGGCGCTGAGTTCGGTGCCGTCGCTCAGCACCACCTTCTCGACGCGGTCGGTCCCGCTGACCTCGGTGACCCCCACGCCGCAGTACACGTCGACGCCCTCGGCGCGGTGCAGCCGGGCGACGAGCTCGCCGATCTGCTCACCGAGCACCGACGCCAGCGGCGTGGGCTGCGGTTCGACCAACGAGACCGCCACGCCCAGCTTGCGCAGGCTGGCCGCGACCTCGCAGCCGATGAAGCCGGCGCCGACGACAACCGCGCGCTGCGCCGAAGCGGCCTCCTTGCGCAGCGCCAGGCTTTCGTCGAAGTTACGCAGTACGTGGATGCCCGCCAGATCCGGGAACGACGGAATCCGTTTGGGCACCAGGCCGGTGGCGATGATCAGCTCGTCGTAGCCCAGCTCGGTGCCGTCGGCCAGTGTCAGCGTCTTGGCGTCGGTGTCCACCGAGCGGGCCCCGTTGGAGAGGAGCACGGTGATGTCGTTCTCCTCGTAGAACTCCGCGGGCTTGAGCGTGACGTCGTCGGTCTCGGCGCGCAGAACTTCCTTGGACAGCGGCGGACGGTCATAGGGCAGGTGGTCCTCGTCGCTGACGATGGTCACCGGGCCGGTGTACTCCGAACGGCGCAGTTGTTCGGCCGTGCGGGCGGCCGCCAGCCCGCCACCGACGATGACGATGCCCCTAGCAGTGGTCATGCGCAGTTTTTACACGATCGGCGCGGGGATGTGTCCCCCACCCCCTTGATGAGGCGCGTGGGCGGTCAGTACTTCATCGTGCCGCGGTCGACGGCGATCTGGCTGCCCGAGATCGTCGCCGACGCGTCGCCGGCCAGCCACGCCACCACGTTCGAAACCTCCTCGGCCGTCAGAAATTCCTGCAGCCCCTTCTTGCCCTGGTGGTTGACCGGCTGGTACGGCATCGGCGCGAAGCTGTGGATGAACGACGGGTGCTTGGCGAACAGCGCCATCATCGCGTCCTTTTCCACCATCGGGGTGTCGATCGAATACGGGTGAATGGAGTTGACCCGGATGCCGAATTCACCCGCCTCCAACGCAAGTGAGTTCGTCAGCGCGGTCAGACCGTGCTTGGACGCCGCATAGTGGGCGTTGCCCGGGGTGGCCTTCAGCCCGGCCGAGGAGCTGACGATGATGATCGAGCCGCCGTTTCCCGCCTCGATCATCGCGGGCACCGCGGCACGCAGGGTGCGCCAGGTGCCGTTGAGGTTGACGTCGATGACGGTGTTCCACTGCTCTTCGGACATCTCCCAGATCCGGCCCCAGCTCAGCACCCCGGCGTTGGCCACCACGATGTCGAGCCGGCCGAACTGCTCGACGCCGTCGGCGACCACCTGTTGCAGTGCGGCCAGGTCGCGAACGTCGACCTGGCGGGCCAGCACCTTGCGGCCGGTGGCCTCCACCGCCCGCACCGTCTCGGCCAGTTCCTCCGGGCTGGCCAGCGGATAGGTGATGGTCTCGGAGATCGGGCCGCAGATATCGATCGCGATGATGTCGGCGCCGTCGTTGGCCAGCCGGATCGCATGCGCGCGGCCCTGACCGCGGGCGGCTCCCGTGATGAATGCCACTCGCCCGGTCAGGGGACCGTCAGATGCCGTCACCGCTGCTCCTTTCGGGATGCTGCGGACCAGGCTAACAGCCGAACTGAAACGTGTTCTAGTCCAGGGGGTCGCGGGCGATCGGGCACGTCATGCAGTGCCTGCCGCCGCGGCCACGGCCGAGTTCGGCCCCCACGATCGTGATCACTGATTTCGAGCGCGCCGGTGGCCAACGACACCACGCCCACCACCGCGCCGACCACGATCACCCCGAACAGCACCGCCTGCCGGGCGGAACACTTGCAGCCCGCGTTCCCGGCGCGCCTTGAAATACAGCGCGGCGGCCGGCGCGTACAGGATGCAGGACAGCAGCAGCTTGTCCATGCCGGCGGCATAGAGCAGAAACAACGTGTACGCCGTGGCGACGGCGGCGGTGATCATGTCGGGGACAAGGGACTTGCCGTCGCCGTAGGTCTCCCGCGTCGCCGTCAACTTCAGCGCATAAGCCGTCGCGAGTAGAAACGGGATCAGCGACAGCGCGGCGGTCAGGTCGAGCATGAAATCCAACGCGTAGGAGGCGGACAACAGCGCCACCAGCAGCAGCGACGTCAGCGCCGCGGCCATGATCAGTGCGGTGACGGGTGCTCCGTGGCGGTTGGTGCGGCGAGGAAGCGGGGCATGTCGTCTGACCTGGCGGGAATGTAGAACACCTC comes from Mycolicibacterium pulveris and encodes:
- a CDS encoding VOC family protein, translating into MNNSHDPLSVLRGDDLPVQPDPAFAARLRARLEAAVSLPHRTQGVVMSGTDTAIAELAEPTTASATVPRSAALPYLAVSNAREAIAWYVEALGATLVGEPIVMDDGRIGHAELALAGGVFYLADEYPEIGMKSPAPQAVSVMLMLAVPDADAAVERARAHGATVQQEVREAHGTRSAAIVDPFGHRWTLSGPLTGAATPIQHGDVGYVSLWTPDADRAAAFYGHVLGWTYNPATRQVTNTDQPIGLFSVSGTPTLFCCYAVTDLAGARQSILDGGGSVGEVREFDFGTVLDATDPAGAAFAVFEPVPGTPRPKLNGAGPGELSYITYEVVDSAAFKAFYSRILFWSFEPGRVDDGWGIQYTHPMAGVAGGSSRSVTVPMWTVEDVDAAVARVVEAGGTVVEPPSQQSYGKSALCTDDQGTRFYLGQF
- a CDS encoding mycofactocin-coupled SDR family oxidoreductase, which encodes MTASDGPLTGRVAFITGAARGQGRAHAIRLANDGADIIAIDICGPISETITYPLASPEELAETVRAVEATGRKVLARQVDVRDLAALQQVVADGVEQFGRLDIVVANAGVLSWGRIWEMSEEQWNTVIDVNLNGTWRTLRAAVPAMIEAGNGGSIIIVSSSAGLKATPGNAHYAASKHGLTALTNSLALEAGEFGIRVNSIHPYSIDTPMVEKDAMMALFAKHPSFIHSFAPMPYQPVNHQGKKGLQEFLTAEEVSNVVAWLAGDASATISGSQIAVDRGTMKY
- a CDS encoding RNA polymerase sigma factor, which translates into the protein MSAESDGDAPPRALLALYDEALPVVYGYFVRRCGERGTAEDLTSETFLAAMDAARKSAPPPISVPWLLGVARHKLADHYRRRHDRFSVPVAELPEPLDAPDDWDAELDRIVAESVLAKLPEQHRTVLALRYMDDCSVPECAELIGRTVHATEALLVRARRAFRAHYPRPEGGKS
- a CDS encoding NAD(P)/FAD-dependent oxidoreductase — its product is MTTARGIVIVGGGLAAARTAEQLRRSEYTGPVTIVSDEDHLPYDRPPLSKEVLRAETDDVTLKPAEFYEENDITVLLSNGARSVDTDAKTLTLADGTELGYDELIIATGLVPKRIPSFPDLAGIHVLRNFDESLALRKEAASAQRAVVVGAGFIGCEVAASLRKLGVAVSLVEPQPTPLASVLGEQIGELVARLHRAEGVDVYCGVGVTEVSGTDRVEKVVLSDGTELSADLVVVGIGSHPATDWLEGSGIELDNGVVCDAAGRTSAANVWAIGDVASWRNTVGHQVRVEHWSNVADQARVLVPALLGQEVPAVTTVPYFWSDQYDVKIQCLGEPEATDTVHIVADDGRKFLAFYERDGVVAGVVGGGMPGKVMKTRSKIAAGAPIADVL